CTCCGGATCGTCCTGGACGGTGAACGCGTCCAGCACGCGGAGCCGGTCATCGGCTATATGCACCGGGGCGCGGAGAAGCTCTTCGAGGCGCGCGACTACCGGCAGATCATCATGCTCGCCAACCGCCACGACTGGCTCTCCGCGTTCTCCAACGAGCTGGGCGTCGTGATGGCCGTGGAGCGGATGCTCGGCATGGAGGTGCCCCAGCGCGCGGTCTGGACGCGGACGCTGCTCGCCGAGCTGAACCGGGTCCTCAACCACCTGATGTTCCTCGGCTCCTACCCCCTCGAACTGGGCGGCATCACCCCGGTCTTCCACGCCTTCCGGGAGCGCGAGGAGCTCCAGGCGGTGATGGAGGAGGTCTCCGGCGGCCGGATGCACTACATGTTCAACCGGGTCGGCGGCCTCAAGGAGGACGTACCTGCGGGCTGGTCGGGACGGGTCCGGGACGCCGTCGCCTCGGTCCGCTCCCGGATGGACATCTACGAGAACCTGGTCCTCGGCAACGAGATCTTCCGGGCCCGTACGCGCGATGTCGGCGTGCTCTCCGCCGGAGCCGTGCACGCGTACGGGGTGTCGGGGCCGATCGCGCGCGCCTCGGGCGTCGACTTCGACCTGCGGCGCGACGAGCCGTATCTCGCGTACGGGGAGCTCCGGGACACCCTGAAGGTGGTCACCCGGACCGAGGGCGACTGCCTGGCCCGCTTCGAGTGCCTGCTGGAGCAGACGCTCAACTCCCTCGACCTGGCGGACGCGTGCCTGGACCGGATGGCGGGCCTGGAGCCGGGGCCGGTCAACCAGCGGCTGCCCAAGGTGCTGAAGGCACCCGAGGGCCACACGTACGCCTGGACGGAGAACCCGCTCGGCCTCAACGGCTACTACCTGGTCTCCAAGGGCGAGAAGACCCCCTACCGGCTGAAGCTGCGCTCCGCCTCCTTCAACAACATCCAGGCGCTCACCGAGCTGCTGCCGGGGACGCTGGTCTCCGACATGGTGGCGATCCTGGGGTCGCTCTTCTTCGTCGTCGGGGACATCGACAAGTAGCGGCGCTGCTCCGGGCTCAGGAGACCGCGCCGCGCAGCTCCGCCACGTCGATCTGCTCAGTCTCGTCGTGCGCGGTGAGGTCGATGACCTTGCCCACGGCCCGGTTCTGGACGGCTCCCGTGCGGTGGGCGGCGAGCGCCTCCTCGCCGACGACGTCCGCGAGGTCCTCGTTCTGCACGGACTCGATCGCGGCGTTCGCCTTCTGGGCGTTCTGGGTGCCGAAGAAGTCGAAGCTGCTCTGGGGGGCGAGGTGGCGGCGGGCCGCGGCGTACGGCACGACGGCCGACGCGGCGGGGACCGTACGCGGCACGTGCACCGGCATGTTGGAGGTCCGGGGCCGGGCGCCGAGGGCCAGGGGCTGGACCTGCGCGGCCGACGCGACGGGGGCCGACGCGGCCGGGGCGGTGGGGGCCGGAGCGGTGGGGGCCTGGGACTTTGGGGCCGGAGCGGTCGGAGCCGAAGCAGCGGAAGCCGGGGCGGCCGGGGGGAGCGCGGCCGGGGCGGTCGACGGGCGGCGGTGCCGGTGGTGTTCACCCGCCCCGGTGGCCACCGCGTCCTTCCCCTGCGGGCCTTCCCCCTCCGCACCCTGTCCCGCGCTCCGCTCGGCGGCCTCGGTGCGGCGGGCCTCCTGGAGTGCGGCGTTGCGGGTGAGGTTCAGCAGGGCCTCGTCCGCGCGGCGGTAGGCGTCCGGGGTGGGCGTCGACCGCCCGGTGGGCAGCTCGGCGGGGGTGGCGGCCTCGATGGCGAGCTGCCTGCGGCCCTCCAGCGCGCTGGCCCGCTCGGTCTCGGCGTTGGCGTACCGGCGGAGGAGGCCCGCGTGCTCGCCGCGCAGTCCGGCGAGCTCCACCCGCTTGCGGCGGAGCTTGGTCTCCAGACGGGTGCGCAGCTCGCGCGACTCCTCCAGATCCTGCTCCAGCTCGGCTATCCGCTCCTCGGCCCGCCACTCGTCCCGGGTGCGGGCCCGCTCCAGCTCGGCGACCCGCAGCCCCGCCGCCCGGTCCCAGCTGCGCATCAGATACGCGCCGGTCAGGGCGGCGGCGGCCACGGCGGCCACCAGGCCGCGCAGGGCGATGGGTTCGGCGAGGAACCAGGCGCCGGAAGCACCGACGACCGACACTCCCGCCACCACGGAGGGCGGCAGGATTCTGTGAAGGGGTGGCGAATGGCGGTGGCGTCCACGTGGCATGGCCTGAAATTTACCGTGTGTACGCGCCACTTGGGGGGCCGCCCGGCAATCTTTCCCCGCCGGTTACCTGACGGCCCTCCGAGGCCCCCTACTTCTTGATCGAGAACTCTCCCCGCCCGGCCCCTGCTTCTCGATCGGGCCTTACTTCTTGATCAGGCCCTTGGACTCCAGATACTCCTTCGCCACATCGGTCGGCTTGGCGCGCTCGGCGTCGACCTTGCGGTTCAGCTCGGCGAGATCTTCCGTGGTCAGCGTGTCGGTCAGCTTTCCGAGCGCCGCGGCGATCTCCGGTGCGCCCGCGTCCTTGGCATTGAGGACCGGCAGGACGTTGTCGGCGTTCTGGAGCTTCTTGTCGTCCTCCAGGAAGACCAGACCGTCCAGCACCGCGTCCGTGGTGGTCGTCAGGACCAACTCGACCTTGCCGTCGCGGACGGCCTGCTTGGACTGCGGGGTGCCGACGCCCTTGGGGTCGATACCCGTGACGTCGATGCCGTACGTCTTCTTCAGACCGGGCGCGCAGAAGGGCCGCACCTCGCACTCGTCGCCCGCCGCGATCTTCACCTTGAGCTTCGACTTCCCGAGATCGGAAAGGGTCTTGAGGCTGTTCTTCTCGGCGAATTCCTCGGAGACCGCGAAGGCGTTCTGGTCGACGGCCTTCCCGGCCGGGAGCACCTTGAGCCCGAGCGGGGTGGCGAGCTTCTCCAGGGCGGCGACCGTGGCGGCGGTGTCCCCGGAGGCGAGGGGGGCGGCCTGGGCCTTCTCCGCCCCGTTCACCTTGGCGTTGAGGAACTCGGTGATCGTGGCCGCGTATTCGGGTACGACGTCGATCTCGCCCTTCTCCAGCGAGGGCTCGTACAGCTCACGGTTCTTCACCGTGGTGATCGAGGTGTCGTACCCGGCGTCGCCCAGGATCTGCGCGTACAGCTCGGCGAGCACTTTCGACTCGGTGAACGAGGCCGAGCCGACGACGAGCGAGCCCTTCTTGCTGTCGCCCGAGGAGCCCGAGCCGCCGCTCTTCTCCTTCTCCAGGCTGTCGCCGCCGCAGGCCGCCAGCGACCCTGCCAGCGCCACCATGCCGATGACCGCTCCGGCTATCCGCGAGGTCCTGCTCATGTTGCTCTCCGTTCGAACTGAAGGAAACTGAAGAAAAGGGGTGATCAAGAAGTGAGGTCGCCGAGCCGCCCGGCCCCGTCACGCGGTCCGGCGGCGGCGCAGCGGTGACAGCATCCGGTCCAGCGCCACCAGCACCCCTTCCACCAGCAGGGCCAGCGCGGCGACGAGGATCGCGCCCGCGAAGACCTGTGCGGTGTCGTAGGTGTTGAACCCGGCGGTGATGATCCGGCCGAGGCCGCCGAGACCGACCATGGCGGCGATCGAGGCGGTGGCCACGACCTGGACGGCGGCGGAGCGCAGCCCGGTCATGATCATCGGGTAGGCGAGCGGCAGCTCCACCCGGACGAAGAGCTGCCCGCCGGACATCCCCATGCCCCGGGCGGCCTCCACCACGGACCGGTCCACCTCCCGCATGCCCACATAGGCGTTGGTCAGCAGCGGGGGTACGGCGAACAGCACCAGCGCGATGATCGTGGGCCAGTACCCCGAGTTGCGCAGGGGGGTGACCATGAAGAGGGCCAGCACCGCGAAGACCGGGATGGCCCGCCCCACGTTGGAGATGTTGACCGCGAGCGCGCCGCCCTTGCCCAGGTGCCCCAGGTAGAGGGCGAGCGGCAGGGCGATGGCGCAGGCCACCGCGAGGGCGACCCCGCTGACGTACAGATGCTCGCCGAGCCGGTGCGCGGCTCCGCCGTCGCCCGACCAGTTGGTCCCGGTGATCAGCCAGGTCCAGGCTTCGCCGATGACTCCCACGGGTCAGCCCGCCTCCACCTTCGCCGGGGCGGGTATGCCCGCCGGACCGCCGGGGCCGCCGGACCCCTCCGTGGCACCGCCCGGGCCGCCGGAACCATCACCACCGCCCGCACCCGTACGCGTATCCCCCGTCGAGGCCGGTATACGCGTCCAGGGCGTCAGCAACCGCTGGAGGCCGAGGAGCAGCAGGTCGGCGGTGACCGCGAGCAGCACGCACAGCACCGAGGCGGCGAGCACCTGGGCCTTGAAGAAGCTCGGCAGCGCGTCCTCGATGAGATTGCCGAGGCCGCCCTTGCCGACGAGCGAGCCGACCGTGGTCAGCGCGACCGTCGACACGGTGGCTATGCGCAGCCCCGCCATCAGCGCGGGCAGCGCGAGCGGGAGCTCCACCTCCCACAGCAGCCGCCACGGCCCGTACCCCATGCCCCGGGCGGCCTCCCTGGCCTCCTCGGGGACGGCTTCGAGGCCGGCCAGGATGTTCCGTACGAGGATGGTGAGCGAATAGAGCACCAGGCCCGTGACGACGAGCGCGGCGGAGAGCCCGAACAGCGGCAGCAGCAGCGAGAACATCGCCAGCGAGGGCACGGTGTACAGAATCGTGGTCAGCCCGAGCACCGGTCCGGCGAAGCCGCGGCCCCGGCGGGCGAGCAGCGCCAGCGGAAAGGCGATCGCGAGCCCGATCAGCACCGAGACGACCGTGATCCCGATGTGCTGCACGGTCGCGTCGGTCAGCTCCTGGCTGCGGGTACGCAGATACTCGCCGCAGATCCAGTCGTTCGTCGCCAGGCAGCTCGCCTCGGCCATCGCGCACCCACCCCCGATTCCCTGTCATGCCCCCGTGGCGCCCGTATTCCCCGTCGCGCCCGTGTCGAACTGATGTCTGGCGAGCCTATCCTCGACCACTGACAATCACGGAGGCTGTCGCATTCCGGCAACATGCCCTTCACGAAACACCCGCCACAATGGGGACCCATGATCCGTTTCGAGCACGTCACCAAGCGGTACGCGGACGGCACCACCGCCGTCGACGACCTTTCCTTCGAGGTCGCCGAGGGTGAACTGGTCACGCTCGTCGGACCGTCCGGCTGCGGCAAGACGACCACCATGAAGATGGTGAACCGGCTGATCGAACCGACCGAGGGCACGATATTCCTCGACGGGGACGACATATCAGCCATCGACCCCGTCGAGCTCCGCCGCCGCATCGGCTATGTGATCCAGCAGGTCGGCCTCTTCCCGCACAAGACGGTGCTGGAGAACACCGCGACCGTCCCCCACCTCCTGGGCTGGAAGCGCGGAAAGGGGCGCGAGCGCGCCGCCGAACTCCTCGACCTGGTCGGACTCGACCCTTCCGTCTACGGCGACCGCTATCCGGAGCAGCTCTCCGGCGGACAGCGCCAGCGCGTCGGGGTGGCCCGCGCCCTGGCCGCCGACCCGCCCGTCCTGCTGATGGACGAGCCTTTCGGCGCGGTCGACCCGGTGGTCCGCGAACGGCTCCAGAACGAATTCCTGAAACTCCAGGCCCAGGTCCGTAAGACCGTGCTCTTCGTCACGCACGACATCGAGGAGGCCGTCCGCCTCGGCGACCGGATCGCCGTCTACGGGCAGGGCCGCATCGACCAGTTCGACTCCCCCGCCACCGTCCTCGGCGCCCCCGCCACCCCCTACGTGGCCGACTTCGTCGGCGCCGACCGCGGGCTCAAGCGGCTCTCGGTGACCCCGATCGAGGAGAGCGACCTCGACCAGCCCCCGGTCGTCCACCTCGACGACTCCCTCGCCGAGGCCACCGCACGCCTCCGGTCCGAGGGCGCCCGGTGGGCCGTGGTCCTGGACGGCCGGGACAACCTGCACGGCTGGATCCCCGCCGAGGCGGCCACCGCCGCGACGGGCACCGTCCGCGAGCACGCCCGCCGGATGGAGGCCTGGCTGCCGCTCGGCGCCCCGCTCAAACAGGCGTTCTCCACCATGCTCCAGCACGACGCCGGCTGGATCGCGGTCATCGACAAGGAGAGCGAGGGCCGCTTCCTGGGCGTACTGACCCCCGCACGGCTGCACGAGGCGCTGCGCCGGTCGATCGACGCTGACGCCCAGGCGGTGCCGCGCGCGGAGGTCGCCGTCGAGACCGTCGCCACCGCATAGCCGGGGATCTCACTGCCCGCTGAGCCGCTCGCTCAGCCACTCCAGGGCGGAGGGGATCTCCCGCCGCCAGGTCGTGAAGTTGTGCCCGCCGCTGTCCAGCACGATCGACGACACCTCGGCGGGCGCCTTCACCTTGTCGATGAACCTCATCGTGCTCCTCAGGTTCCCCTCGCCCTGCCGTGACGTCGTCACCAGGAACGAGCCGCCGGACGGAGGCCGGTTCTCCAGCGTCCACATCAGGTCCGCCCGGTCCCGCAGCGCCTGGTCCCCGTGGAACAGGTCGCCGGTCGTCGGGTCCTCGGCGGCCCGGTAGTACGCGGAGAGCCCGGCGCTCGCCGCGTACCGGTCGGGGTGGTGCAGGCCGATCTTCAACGCGCAGTATCCGCCCGTCGAGTTGCCGATGATCCCCCAGTTACGGGCCTGCTTCCCGACCCGGTACGACTGGGTGATCGCCTCGGGGAGGTCCTGCGCGAAGAACGTCTCCGTCCGCGGCCCCCGGGGGACGTCCACGCACTCGGTGTCCCGGGGCGGCGCCACCGTCGGCCGCAGCATCACCAGGATCATCGGCTGCGCCTTGCCCGCCTTCACCCGCTCGTGCGCCGTCCGGGGGTAACGCAGCCCCTTGAGGAGGTTCTCCGCGGTCCCCGGGTAGCCGGTCAGCACCACCACCGCCGGGAACGACCGCTTCGCGTAGGCGCTCTGGAAATACTCCGGCGGCAGATAGACGTACGCCGGTGAATCGATGCCCGAGAGCCGCCCGGAGACCACCACCTTGTCGATCCGCCCGCCCGCCGCCGGCACCCCGCCGCCCGGCACGTCCGGCCGCTGGGTGCCGATCCGCGTCATGTGCCGCGCGCCCGGCTCCCCGCCCGCGTGGTCGGTGACCACCCCCAGCTCCTGCTTCTGACCGAAGAGGTCGGCCCAGGAACCGTAGAAGAGAAACGCGTTGTTGGCGGCCAGGCCGACCGCGGCGAACAGGGTCAGCTGGGTCGCCAGCAGCAGTCCGACCCGGCCCGTCACAGCGGCGGTGCTCCGCCGGGCCAGACGTGGCCAGAGCCAGACCGTGGCCGCGAACAGCACCACGGCGGCGGCCGCCACGCCCGCGAGAACTACCTTGCTGGTGAGACCCATGAGTGAGCTTTCTCTGCGTATTCTCTGTGTTTTCTCCGCGCTTCCCGGCGGAAATTCCCGGTATGTGAATGAACCCTGGACACGCAACCCCCGTCCTAGAGGGAGCACATCGTCCGGAACGGCAACGGCCGACGGACCCACCAACCCGAAAACTCATCTGGAGCCACGGAAGCGATGTCTGTCACGGTAGATGGGGATAAATCGGTATCGGTTCCGCAACGTGTGCGGCGTGTCCTGCGCGGCCCGCGCCCCGAATCCGTACCGGCCGTCGTCGGCACCGCCTGCACCGTCGTCGGGCTGATCGACGTCGTGGCAGGGGTCTTCCCCCGCTTCCGGCACAGCCGGATGCACACCCTCGCCGAGGTGCTCCCCGGGGCGCTCGGACCGTTCGCCGCAGCGCTCTCGCTGAGCGCGGGCGTGCTGCTGCTCCTGCTCGCGCACGGGCTGAAGCGGCGCAAGCGGCGCGCCTGGCGGGCGGCGGTGGTGCTGCTGCCGGCCGGGGCCGTGGCCCAGTTCGCGTACCGCCACTCCGTCATCGGCGTCCTGGTCTCCCTGACGCTCTGCTATCTGCTGGTGCGCCACCGGGACCAGTTCCGGGCCCTGCCCGACCCGCGCAGCCGCTGGCGGGCGCTGGCCAACTTCATCCTGCTCGGGGCGAGTTCGCTGGCGCTCGGGCTGGTCATCGTCTCCGTCCACCCCGGCCGCGTCGTCGGCGACCCGTCCATCGCGGACCGGCTCCAGCACGTGCTGTACGGCCTCTTCGGCATCGAGGGCCCGGTCGACTACGCCGGGCGGACCAGCTGGACCGTGGCGTACTCGCTCGGCGCGCTCGGCCTGCTCACCGCCGTCACCACGATCTACCTCGCCTTCCGCCCCGAACACCCGGCCGCCCGCCTCACCGAGGACGACGAGACCCGGCTGCGGGCGCTGCTGGAGACCCACGGCGGCCGCGACTCGCTCGGCCACTTCGCGCTCCGCCGCGACAAGGCCGTCGTCTTCTCCCCCAGCGGCAAGGCCGCCGTCTGCTACCGGGTCGTCTCCGGGGTGATGCTGGCCGGCGGCGACCCCATCGGCGACGTGGAGGCCTGGCCGGGCGCCATCGAACGGTTCATGGACGAGGCGAAGGCCCACTCCTGGACCCCGGCCGTGATGGGGTGCAGCGAGCGCGGCGGGGAGGTCTGGACCCGCGAGACCGGGCTCACCGCCCTGGAGCTGGGCGACGAGGCGGTGGTGGACGTCGCGGATTTCTCCCTCGCCGGGCGGGCCATGCGGAACGTTCGCCAGATGGTGGGGCGCATCGAACGCAACGGCTACGAAACCCGGGTCCGGCGAGCACGTGACATCGGCGCCACCGAGCTGGAGCGCATCCGACGGGCCGCCGCCGACTGGCGCGGCACCGACACCGAGCGCGGCTTCTCCATGGCGCTCGGCCGGATCGGCGACCCCGCCGACGGGGACTGCGTGATCGCCACCGCCCATCTGCCGGGCTCCGAGGACGGGCCGCACGGCGACCTGAAGGCCGTCCTCCACTTCGTCCCGTGGGGGCGCGACGGGATGTCCCTGGAGCTGATGCGCCGCGACCGCTCGGCCGACCCCGGCATGAACGAGCTGCTGATCGTCGCCTCGCTCCAGGCCGCCGGGAAGCTCGGCGTCCAGCGGGTCTCGCTCAACTTCGCGATGTTCCGCTCGGCGCTGGCCCGTGGCGAGCGGCTCGGCGCCGGGCCGGTGCTGCGCTGCTGGCGCGGGCTGCTGATCTTCCTCTCCCGCTGGTTCCAGATCGAGTCGCTGTACAAGTTCAACGCCAAGTTCAAACCGCGCTGGGAGCCGCGCTTCGTGGTCTTCCGCACCAGCCGCGACCTGCCCCGCATCGGGATCGCGGCGATGCAGGCGGAGGGGTTCGTGAACCTCTCGCTCCCCCGCCCCTTCCGCTCCCGCGGCCCGCGCCCGTGCGGCCACGCGCTGCGCACGGCCCAGGAGCACGAGGTGAGCGCGGCGTAGGCGGCCCGCCCCTACCCCATAGGCTGGAGGCATGAGTACGTCACGCGCGCGGGGCACGGTCCGAGGGCTGCCGGAGTGGGACCGCTGTGCGGTCATGGGGGTCGTCAACGTGACGCCCGACTCCTTCTCCGACGGGGGCCGCTGGTTCGACACCACGGCGGCGGTCAAGCACGGCCTGGACCTGGTCTCCGAGGGCGCCGACCTGGTCGACGTCGGCGGCGAGTCGACCCGCCCGGGCGCCAGCCGGGTGGACGAGTCGGAGGAGCTGCGGCGGGTGATCCCCGTCGTGAAGGGACTGGCCTCCGAGGGCGTCACCGTCTCCGTGGACACCATGCGCGCCCGCGTCGCCGAGAAGGCCGTCGCCGCCGGGGCCGTCCTGGTCAACGATGTGAGCGGCGGCCTCGCGGACCCGGACATGATCCCGGCCGTCGCCGCCGCCGAGGTGCCGTTCGTCGTGATGCACTGGCGCGGCTTCAGCGAGTCGATGAACAGCCTCGCGGTCTACGGGGACGTGGTCGCCGAAGTCCTCGCGGAGCTGCGGCAGCGGATGGACGCGGTGATCGCGGGCGGTCTCGACCCGGGCCAGGTCGTGATCGACCCCGGCCTCGGCTTCGCGAAGCTGGCCCCGCACGACCTGGCCCTCGTCGCGCACCTGGACGAGCTGCACGCCCTGGGCCAACCGCTGCTGGTGGCCGCCTCCCGTAAACGCTTCCTCGGCCACGTACTGGCCGGCCCCGGTGCCACCCTGCCGCCCGCCCGCGAACGTGACGCGGCGACGGCCGCCGTCTCCGCCCTCGCCGCCCGGGCCGGGGCCTGGGCTGTCCGCGTCCACGAGGTGGGGGCCACCGCCGACGCCGTACGGGTCGCCCGCGCCGTCGAGGGAGCCGCGTGAACGAGGACCACGCGGCGGCCGCCGCCGACATCGCGGAGGTCGAGGCCGCCAACACCGCCTTCTACGAGGCGCTGGAGCGCGGCGACCACACGGCGCTCGCCGACCGGTGGCTGCCGGGCGAGGACCTCACCGTCTCCTGCGTCCACCCGGGGTGGCCGGTGCTCACCGGCCGGGGCGACGTGCTGCGGAGTTACGCCCTGATCATGGCGAACACCGAGTACATCCAGTTCTTCCTCACCGACGTCAACGTCGCGATGACCGGTGACACCGCCCTGGTGACCTGCACCGAGAACATCCTCAGCGGCGGCCCGGCCGAGGAGGGCAACGACCTGGGGCCGCTGGTGGGCCAGCTGGTCGTCGCCACGAACGTGTTCCGGCGCACGCCCGAGGGGTGGAAGCTCTGGTCCCACCACGGCTCGCCGGTCCTGGCGGAGACCGACGAGGACGACGGCGAGGAACCGTCGTCCTGACCGGCGGCGGGCAGGCTCAGCGGACCGGGCCGGGCACGATCAGCGGCTTCCTGGCGGGGAGTTCGTCCACGAAGGGCTGGGAGCGCGTGGGGCTTCTCGCAGGCGTCCGCCACGGGAGCCTCGACGGCGCGGTCGTCGCGGTGCCGTCCGGCGCGAGGAGACCGGTCCAGTTCAGCGAGGTGCCGATGGTGAAGACCGGATCCACTCGCACAGGTGCGCAGGACGTCGGGCGGGTATCAACCCCCTGGGCTCCTCCAGGGCCCCTACCTGCCCGCGCTGTCGGTGCCCGCAGGTAGATTCGGAAGAAGGCACTTCGTCGCCCGCACGCGGCCGGGTGCCTCTTGGACCAACGACAGCAGGAGTGATTCGCGTGGATCGTGTCGCGCTGCGCGGCCTCAAGGCCCGTGGGCACCACGGCGTCTTCCCCCGGGAGCGGGAAGAGGGCCAGACCTTCATCGTCGACCTGGTGCTCGGCCTCGACACCCGCCCCGCGGCAGCCACCGACGACCTGGCCCGCACCGTGCACTACGGCGTGGTGGCCGAGGAGGTCGTCGAGGTGGTGACGGGCGAACCGGTCGACCTGATCGAGACGCTCGCCGAGCGCATCGCCCAGCAGTGCCTGAAGCACGAAGGTGTCCAGGAGGTCGAGGTCGTGGTGCACAAGCCGGACGCACCGATCACCGTCCCCTTCGACGACGTGACCATCACCATCACCCGGAGCCGAGCATGACCGCTTTTTCCACCGAGGGGCAGAGCGACCCGACCGTCCAGCCGGTGCCCACCGCCGTCGTCAAGCAGGTGGACGCCGCCGACATCACCCTCTCCAACCCCAAGATGGCCGTGATCGCCCTCGGCTCCAACCTGGGCAACCGGCTGGAGACCCTCCAGGGCGCCGTCGACGCGCTGGAGGACACCCCGGGCCTGCGGGTCAAGGCCGTCTCCCCGGTCTACGAGACGGAGCCCTGGGGCGTCGCCGCCGACAGCCAGCCCTCCTACTTCAACGCGGTCATCCTCGTGAAGACCACGCTGCCCCCGGCCTCCCTGCTGGAGCGCGGCCAGGCCGTCGAGGAGGCCTTCGACCGGGTCCGCGAGGAGCGGTGGGGCCCGCGCACGATCGACGTCGACATCGTGTCGTACGCCGACGTCCTCTCCGACGACCCGGTGCTCACCCTCCCCCACCCCCGCGCCCACGAGCGCGCCTTCGTCCTCGCCCCCTGGCACGACATGGACCCCGAGGCCCAGCTGCCCGGCGCGGGCCCGGTCGCCGACCTCCTCGTCGGTGTCGGCCGCGCAGGCGTCCTGGCCCGCGCCGATCTGGAACTGCGCCTGCCGGAGTAATCGTTAGGCTCGACGGGCACCAGCTCAGGAACAGGCGGGCCAGGGGCTCAGGGCCCTGTCGGCTCAGGGGCCCGGGGCCCACGGGCTCGCCAGCAAGCGGGTTCGGGAACACAGGCGACGAAGGGCGGCTCACGCGGTGAAGCAACTACGGCTCGGGGTACTGGCGGGCCTCTTCACCGCCGCCGGCGTCCTCTCCTGGGGCGGCGCCCGCCTCTGGGACTCCCTCGGCACCCTCCCGAGCGTCCCGCTGGCCGCCTCGATCGTGCTCGCCGTGATCGCGGTGATCCTCCTGGCCACCGCCCTCTCCATCCGCACCCGTCTCCGCGCCCAGCGGGAGCGCCGCCCCGGCGCCAAGGGCGTCGAACCCCTGATGGCTGCGCGGGCGGTCGTCTTCGGCCAGGCGAGCGCCCTGGTCACCGCCCTGGTCGCCGGGATGTACGGCGGCACGGGCGTCTTCCTGCTCAGCTTCCTCGACGTCCCACCCCGCCGCGACCAGGCCATCTACGCGGGCGCGGCCGTGGTGGCGGGTATCGGCGTCATCGCGGCCGCCTTCTTCCTGGAGCGCGTCTGCCGCCTCCCCGAGGACGGCGAGAACAACCACGACGGCACGGGCGCGGCCGCCGCCTAGAGCGGCTGCCGCGCCCGTGCCGTCGGTTCGCGGAGCAGGCCCGTGTCAGCGGGCCACGGTGAGGCTCATCGTCAGCGCGCCATGATGAGGCTCATCGCCTCGGCACGCGTCGCGGGGTCCCGGAGCTGACCGCGCACCGCGGAGGTGAGCGTCTTCGCGCCGGGCTTGCGGATTCCCCGCATGGACATGCACATGTGCTCGCACTCGACGACGACGATGACTCCGCGCGGCTCCAGGATCGACATGAGGGATTCGGCGATCTGGGTGGTCAGCCGCTCCTGGACCTGCGGGCGGCGGGCGTAGACGTCCACCAGGCGGGCCAGCTTGGAGAGCCCGGTGATCTTGCCGGTGGCCGCCGGGATGTAACCGACGTGCGCGACGCCCCTGAAAGGCACCAGGTGGTGTTCACATGTCGAGAACACCTCGATGTCCTTGACCAGCACCATCTCGTCGTGACCCAGGTCGAACGTGGTCGTCAGGACATCCTCGGGCTGCTGGTACAGACCGGCGAATATTTCCTTGTACGCCCGCGCCACCCGCCCCGGTGTCTCCCTGAGGCCCTCCCGGTCCGGGTCCTCGCCGACCGCGATGAGCAGTTCACGTACGGCCGCCTCGGCCCGCTTCTCGTCGAATTCGCCGATCGATCCCTGGCCGTCCAGCGTCACCGGGTCGGTCATCTGTGCCTCGTTCCTCATGGCTGCCCCGTGCGCGGTTCGCACGTGGACATCGCAGGCATACGGAAAAGCCGCGCCCCCACAGGCTAAAACCTGGGGGGCGCGGCATCCATTCCGGACCTGGTGGGACCGCCGTGACGGAGGTCTCACCGGGGTGCGGTGCGGGGCTAGCTCTCGGGACGGTCCTCGGGGATCGCCTCCGTGGAGGGGGCGATGTCCTTGGTGAGGTCCGTCTTCGGGGCGATCTCCGGCGGGGTGGCCGAGCCGTTGGCGGTGGAAGCGCCGTTGGTGAGGGCCAGCTCCTTCGGCGAGAGCACCGGAGGCCGCGTCGACGGGGTGCGCCGGGCGGAGCCGGTCCATGCCGGGCGGGCGGGACGCTTGACGATCGGGGCGAAGATCTCCGCGATCTCGTCCTTGCCGAGCGTCTCCTTCTCCAGGAGTTCGAGCACGAGGGCGTCGAGGATG
This DNA window, taken from Streptomyces griseus subsp. griseus, encodes the following:
- a CDS encoding NADH-quinone oxidoreductase subunit D, which encodes MTETTIGIGGAAESTDMVLNIGPQHPSTHGVLRLRIVLDGERVQHAEPVIGYMHRGAEKLFEARDYRQIIMLANRHDWLSAFSNELGVVMAVERMLGMEVPQRAVWTRTLLAELNRVLNHLMFLGSYPLELGGITPVFHAFREREELQAVMEEVSGGRMHYMFNRVGGLKEDVPAGWSGRVRDAVASVRSRMDIYENLVLGNEIFRARTRDVGVLSAGAVHAYGVSGPIARASGVDFDLRRDEPYLAYGELRDTLKVVTRTEGDCLARFECLLEQTLNSLDLADACLDRMAGLEPGPVNQRLPKVLKAPEGHTYAWTENPLGLNGYYLVSKGEKTPYRLKLRSASFNNIQALTELLPGTLVSDMVAILGSLFFVVGDIDK
- a CDS encoding ABC transporter substrate-binding protein, coding for MSRTSRIAGAVIGMVALAGSLAACGGDSLEKEKSGGSGSSGDSKKGSLVVGSASFTESKVLAELYAQILGDAGYDTSITTVKNRELYEPSLEKGEIDVVPEYAATITEFLNAKVNGAEKAQAAPLASGDTAATVAALEKLATPLGLKVLPAGKAVDQNAFAVSEEFAEKNSLKTLSDLGKSKLKVKIAAGDECEVRPFCAPGLKKTYGIDVTGIDPKGVGTPQSKQAVRDGKVELVLTTTTDAVLDGLVFLEDDKKLQNADNVLPVLNAKDAGAPEIAAALGKLTDTLTTEDLAELNRKVDAERAKPTDVAKEYLESKGLIKK
- a CDS encoding ABC transporter permease, which gives rise to MGVIGEAWTWLITGTNWSGDGGAAHRLGEHLYVSGVALAVACAIALPLALYLGHLGKGGALAVNISNVGRAIPVFAVLALFMVTPLRNSGYWPTIIALVLFAVPPLLTNAYVGMREVDRSVVEAARGMGMSGGQLFVRVELPLAYPMIMTGLRSAAVQVVATASIAAMVGLGGLGRIITAGFNTYDTAQVFAGAILVAALALLVEGVLVALDRMLSPLRRRRTA
- a CDS encoding ABC transporter permease, which codes for MAEASCLATNDWICGEYLRTRSQELTDATVQHIGITVVSVLIGLAIAFPLALLARRGRGFAGPVLGLTTILYTVPSLAMFSLLLPLFGLSAALVVTGLVLYSLTILVRNILAGLEAVPEEAREAARGMGYGPWRLLWEVELPLALPALMAGLRIATVSTVALTTVGSLVGKGGLGNLIEDALPSFFKAQVLAASVLCVLLAVTADLLLLGLQRLLTPWTRIPASTGDTRTGAGGGDGSGGPGGATEGSGGPGGPAGIPAPAKVEAG
- a CDS encoding ABC transporter ATP-binding protein, encoding MIRFEHVTKRYADGTTAVDDLSFEVAEGELVTLVGPSGCGKTTTMKMVNRLIEPTEGTIFLDGDDISAIDPVELRRRIGYVIQQVGLFPHKTVLENTATVPHLLGWKRGKGRERAAELLDLVGLDPSVYGDRYPEQLSGGQRQRVGVARALAADPPVLLMDEPFGAVDPVVRERLQNEFLKLQAQVRKTVLFVTHDIEEAVRLGDRIAVYGQGRIDQFDSPATVLGAPATPYVADFVGADRGLKRLSVTPIEESDLDQPPVVHLDDSLAEATARLRSEGARWAVVLDGRDNLHGWIPAEAATAATGTVREHARRMEAWLPLGAPLKQAFSTMLQHDAGWIAVIDKESEGRFLGVLTPARLHEALRRSIDADAQAVPRAEVAVETVATA
- a CDS encoding alpha/beta hydrolase produces the protein MGLTSKVVLAGVAAAAVVLFAATVWLWPRLARRSTAAVTGRVGLLLATQLTLFAAVGLAANNAFLFYGSWADLFGQKQELGVVTDHAGGEPGARHMTRIGTQRPDVPGGGVPAAGGRIDKVVVSGRLSGIDSPAYVYLPPEYFQSAYAKRSFPAVVVLTGYPGTAENLLKGLRYPRTAHERVKAGKAQPMILVMLRPTVAPPRDTECVDVPRGPRTETFFAQDLPEAITQSYRVGKQARNWGIIGNSTGGYCALKIGLHHPDRYAASAGLSAYYRAAEDPTTGDLFHGDQALRDRADLMWTLENRPPSGGSFLVTTSRQGEGNLRSTMRFIDKVKAPAEVSSIVLDSGGHNFTTWRREIPSALEWLSERLSGQ